TTCCAGAAACCGTAGATTCATGGGCCGATGTTAATCATCGCCTGCGGCCTTGCCCACTTTTCGGGTCATATCGATATAGCCCATTCGCAGAACGCTTGCGTGCACAATGCTCTGTGTCTGCGCAGACAGCCTGCGCTGCGATCCACTGTCCCACCATCCCTTATTCGCGGAGGTCCGATGAGAGCTGACAACATTCTGCAAACGATTGGCGACACGCCCGTCATTCACATCAACCGTCTGTTCGGAAGCAATACCAACGTCTGGATCAAGTCCGAGCGCAGCAACCCCGGCGGCTCCATCAAGGATCGTATTGCCCTGTCCATGGTGGAAGACGCCGAGAAGTCCGGCGCGCTCAAACCCGGCGGCACCATCATCGAGCCCACCAGCGGCAACACTGGCGTGGGCCTGGCCCTGGTCGCGGCTGTCAAGGGCTACAAGCTGATCCTGGTCATGCCCGAGAGCATGAGCATCGAGCGCCGCCGCCTGATGCTGGCCTATGGCGCATCGTTCGATCTGACTCCCAAGGAAAAAGGCATGAAGGGTGCCATCGCCCGCGCCCAGGAACTGGCTGCCCAGACGCCCGGAGCCTGGATTCCCCAGCAATTCGAGAACCCCGCCAACGTGGCCGTGCATGAGGCCACCACGGCCCAGGAAATCCTGCGCGACTTCCCCGACGGCATCGACGCCTTCATCACCGGCGTGGGCACAGGCGGTCACCTGTCCGGCGTGGCCAAGGTGCTCAAGGCCAAGTTCCCCAACCTCAAGGTCTATGCGGTGGAGCCTTCGGCATCGCCCGTGATCTCGGGCGGTCAGCCCGCACCCCACCCGATCCAGGGTATTGGCGCCGGCTTTGTGCCCAAGAATCTGGACGTCAGCCTCCTCGACGGCGTGATTCAGGTGGAGGCCGAGCCCGCACGCGAATACGCGCGCCGCGCCGCTCGCGAGGAAGGCCTGCTGGTCGGCATCTCCTCGGGCGCCACGCTGGCCGCCATTGCCCAGAAGCTGCCCGAGTTGCCGCCCAGTGCCAGGGTGCTGGGCTTTGCCTACGACACGGGCGAGCGCTACCTGTCGGTGGAAGGCTTCCTGCCCAACGCCTGATCGCGCCGCGCGCCTTCCTGCCACGCCGCACCAGATGCGGCGTTTTTCATGCCCGTCGCGCACCTTGCGCATAGCCCGAGTTCGCCGCACAGTCATCGGCTTGTGCCAATGGCCCATGGGACAAGCGGTCATCGAGTCCGCTTGACACCAATTCAGGGCACTCCCCTACCATGGGGACAAGATATGCCACAAGCATGACACGGGAGTATTTCCATCTTGTTCCGATTTTTTGAAAAACAGGTAGCCCCTTATCCCGGCCAGGAGCCCAAAGTTCCGCCCAAGGGATTCTTTGCCTTTGTCTGGGCCTGTACCCAGGGCATGCGCGGCTGGATTGGCCTGATGACCCTGACCTCGGCCCTGCTGGCCGCCTACGAAGCGGTGCTGTTCGCCATCATGGGCCGCGTGGTGGACTGGCTGGGCACGGTCTCGCCCGCCAACTTCTGGGCCGAACAACAGGCCACGGTGCTGGGCATTGCCGCCATCCTGCTGGGCAGCGTGGCGCTGCTGGCCCTGCACACCACCGTGATGCACCAGGTGCTGGCCATCAACTTCCCCATGCGGCTGCGCTGGGTGTTCCACAAGCTGATGCTGGGCCAGAGCATGTCCTTTTATGCGGACGAGTTTGCCGGCCGCATCACCACCAAGATCATGCAGACCGCGCTGTCGGTGCGGGAAGTGGTGTTCATGGTGGTGGACGTGTTTGTGGGCGTGGGCGTCTACATGATCGGCATTCTGATCCTGGCCGCCAGCTTCGAGTGGCGGCTGATGATTCCGTTTGCGCTGTGGTTCATCGCCTATGCCGCTGCCTGCTTCTATTTCGTGCCGCGCCTGGGCCAGATCGGCAAGGAACAGGCCGATGCGCGCTCCATGATGACGGGCCGCGTCACCGATGCCTATACCAATATCGCCACCGTCAAGCTGTTCGCCCACACGCGCCGCGAAGCCGAATATGCGCGCAATGCCATGGAAGCCTTCAAGGCCACGGGCTATGCGCAGATGCGTCTGGTCAGCCTGTTCGAGATCACCAACCACCTGATGATTGCCCTGCTGCTGCTGGGCAGCGGCGGCACGGCGCTCTATCTGTGGACGCAGGCTCAGGCCTCCGCCGGCGTGGTGGCGGCCGTGATTGCCATGGCGCTGCGCCTGATGGGTTACTCGCACTGGGTGATGTGGCAGATGACGGGCCTGTTCGAGAACGTGGGCACCATCCAGGACGGTATCACCACGCTGACCAAGCCTCGTACCATCGTCGATGCACCCGACGCCAAGCCGCTGCAGGTCACGCGAGGAGCGATTGCCTTCGAAGATGTGAGCTTTGGCTACAAGGAGGGCGGCAAAAAGGTGCTGGACCACCTGAACCTGCACATCCGTCCCGGCGAGCGCATCGGCCTGATCGGCCGTTCGGGCGCGGGCAAGTCCACGCTGGTCAATCTGCTGCTGCGCTTTCATGAGCCGCAAAGCGGCCGCATCACCATCGACGGCCAGGACATTCGCAGCGTGACGCAGGACAGCCTGCGCAGCGCCATCGGCATGGTGACCCAGGACACCTCGCTGCTGCACCGCTCCATGCGCGACAACATCCTCTATGGCCGCCCCGACGCCAGCGAAGCCGAGATGCAGGCTGCCGCCGACAAGGCCGAGGCTTCGGACTTCATCGCCACGCTGACCGACCTCAAGGGCCGCAGCGGCTATGACGCCCAGGTCGGCGAGCGCGGCATCAAGCTCTCGGGCGGCCAGCGCCAGCGCGTGGCAATTGCACGCGTGATGCTCAAGGACGCGCCCATCTTGCTGCTCGACGAAGCCACCAGCGCGCTGGACAGCGAGGTGGAAGCCGCCATCCAGGAAAGCCTGGATTCGCTGATGGACGGCAAGACCGTGATCGCCATTGCCCACCGCCTCTCCACCATCGCGGCCATGGATCGCCTGATCGTGATGAACGAAGGCCATATCGTGGAGGAAGGCACGCACCAGCAACTGCTGCAGCGCGGCGGCATCTACGCAAAGCTCTGGGCGCACCAGAGCGGCGGCTTCCTCGCCGACCAGGATGAGGCCGTGCAATAAGCCGACGAGCCGGTCTGCCTGCTACATTGGATACGGCAGCGCAGCCGGCTTGATGCCCGGGTCTCCTCATTGGCGGGCGCGGCAAGGTGGCCAGCAAAACCTGGCCGGTGCATTCCAAAGAAGCCGCCGTCCGGCGGCCGCCAATTGCATGCACCAAGGATGAAGTCTTGTGAAGCGAAGCCAGGCAATGAGGCGCTGATAATGCGATGCAGCAAGAGGTCCACGCAATGAGCACCACCTACGGCAAACTGAAACCCATCGATTACGCACAGGCCTCAATGACTTTTGCTCTCAAAGATGGCTCGATATCCGGAGTTCAGAACCCAGAGACAACAGAGCTGATCAGTGCGGAGCGCTTCAGCGAATTCATCAATCACCTCTACGATGCTGCTTCTTTGCCGGAGGCCTGGGTTCCCTGCCTGGAGGTGATTCGTACGCATATGCGCAGCAATTTTGCAGTGCTGATCATCCGCCAGACCGAGGGAGACAATATCGGTTTGACGATCACCGCATCCGGAGGGCTCAAGGGCTTGCTTACGCACGACGTCTACAGCGAGCACAGTCCATTCCTTGGCATGCCCAAGGAGCAATTCAAGACCATTCCCGACCTGATGTCCGAAAGCGAATGGCGCAGCAGCGTCTATTACAAGGACTGGTGCCGTGTGCACAATATTTTCCATGTGATGGCCGCAGATATCGTGACCAAGGATGGCAGTGTCTACGGCCTGCGGATCACGCGCCCCGAGTCGGAACCCGCCTTCAGCCAGCGGGATCTGGATCTGGGCCGCATGCTCATGCCGCATATCCGCCGTGCGCTGAACATGCATCTGGCGCTGCACCATGATCGTCAGGTCATGTCGCTGTACAGCACCGTCACGGCGCGCTTGATGGTGGGTGTCGTCATCCTGGACCAGAATGGCCGATTGCTGGAAAGCAACCCTGCGGCCAAAGGCATTCTCGATGCTCAGGATGGCATCCGGATCTCTGGAGGCATGCTGGAGGCTGAATATGCAAGCGACAACCGAAAGCTCCAGCGCTTGGTCAAGGATGCCTTGCTGTCATCCCAGGCATCGACGTCCGTCATGACCGAAGGTATCTCGATTGCCCGTCCTTCGGGTCAGCTCAACTGGGGGCTTGTGGTCCAGAGCATTTCCTCAGGTGACAACGCAGAGGCCAAGAGCCGTCCCTGCGTAGCCGTGTTCATGCGCAACACGGATGGCAAAGCCGATCCATCCACACATCTGGCCCAGCAGCTGTTTCAGCTCACGTCTTCGGAGACCTCGCTGGTGATACAGCTGACCCATGGTTTGACGCTGGAGGAGGCAGCCAAAGCGCTGGGCATTCGCCTCAATACCGCAAGAGCTCACCTGCGCTCCATCTTCTCCAAGACCGGCGCACGCCGTCAGAGCGAGCTGGTACGCTTCTTTCTCAATAGCGCGGCCTGGCTGGGAAGCAAGAGCGACTCCTAACCCTTGCTTGGGCGATAGCCGAGCTCCAAGCCTCTAGTTGCAACGTCCAGATATCACCCTCCTGGAACAGCAATGAAAACAGGTGATCATCAGCTTTGGGGCGACCGCCAGGGAGCCGCCGCAAAGGCCCCCGTCACCCATTGCTTGAACGCCTTCATGGCTCCCGTGTTGTACTGTCCCGAAGGTCGTAGCAGGTAGATGCCCCCGGTATCTCCCAACGTCCATTGCGGCAATATGCGGACCAGCTCTCCAGCATGGATGGAGGGCATGAGGTGCCAGTCACTGCCGGCGATGATGCCCACACCTTTGATTGCCGCATGAAGCAAAGCTTCGTTGTCGTTGCTGAGAATGGAGCCGCTGACGCGCACCGATTCGGCGGTCTTCGCTGCCCGCTTTCCTGCCGACTGAACCAGTCGCCATTGCGGAAAGTCCAGCAGGCCGGTGTAGCCCAGGCAGTTGTGACGGGCAAGATCCGCAGGCCTGTTTGGCGCTTCATGGCGCTCAAGATAGCTGGATGATGCACACAGAAGGCGATACTGATCACATAGCCGCGTGGCAACCAGCCGGCTGTCCGCCAGGTTGCCGATACGTATGGCGGCGTCAAAACGCTCTCCCACAATGTCCACGATGCGCTCGCTGTACTCCACTTCGAGCGCTACCTCCGGGTAGGCCAGGGAAAAATCCGCCAGCATGGGGCTGATCCACCGCCGCCCCATCGTCGCGGGCATGGACAAGCGCAGGCGCCCCCGTATTTCCTGCGCTCCCTGCGCCGCTTCCTGCTCTGCATCCCGAATCAGATGGGCAGCCTGGCGCAGCTTTTCGACAAGCCGCCAGCCCTCGTTGGTGAAATGCAGCTGGCGCGTGGTGCGCTCCACCAGGCGCACGCCCAGTCTTCGCTCGAGAGCCTGCATGCGCTTGGAGAGCACCGAAGGGTGACGCGCCAGCAGTCGTCCCGCAGCGGCAAACGAACCCTGGTCTGCCAGTGCGACCAGCGTGGCGAGCTCATCCGTGTGCTGGCTGTCGAATATCTCCATGGTGTCTATAGCGATTCAGGGGGTGAGGATGATCGAACCTTGCGAGCGTCCTCGCTCCAGGTCTGCGTGCGCCAGGGCTGCGTCCTTGAGCGCGTAGCTTTTCCATATGCGAGGCGTGAGTATGCCGCCTGCGATGGCATCCAGCACGTCCTGCACACGGCTCTGATACTCCTCTATCGTGGCCGTATGCGCGGCCAGAGACGGACGGGTCAGAAACAGCGAGCCCTTGGCATTGAGCACGCCTACCTCGACGGCGGGCGGCAGGCCCGATGTGGCACCAAACGACACCATCAGCCCTCTGGGTCGCAGACAGTCCAGCGAAGCGAAGAAAGTGTCTTTTCCAATGGAGTCGTAGACCACATCCACCTTTCGTCCCTGCGTGGCCTGCATCACCTGGGATGCCAGTGTCTGCGCATCAAAGACAAACACCTGGTCGCAGCCTGCCGCCTTGGCACGTTCCACGCTGGCGGGCTTGGAGACGACGCCCAGAACCTGGGCGCCCAGATGCTTGGCCCACGCGCACATCAGTTGTCCGAGAGCCCCGGCAGCGCCATAAATCAGGACGCGGCTGTCTTGACTCACCTGGCCGGTGGTCTTGAGCAGGTACTGAGCCGTGATGCCCTTGAACAGGACCGACGCCGCGGCATCATCCGCGAGACTGTCCGGAAGCCTGATCAGACGATCAGCGGGGAACAAGCGCGCACTGGCATACGCGCCCAGCGGCCCGGTTGCGTAGCCTACACGGTCCCCTGACCTCAAGCCCGACACTCCCGAGCCCACGGCTGCCACTATTCCAGCGCCCTCCAGACCCAGTCCCGAAGGCAATGCAATCGGGACCAGCCCCTTGCGCTGATTGACATCCAGAGGATTGACACCGATGGCGGTCTGCTCGAGCAGAACTTCGCCCGGCCCTGGTGACGGCAGATCCAGCTCTTCAAGCTGCATCACTTCGGGCGCACCTGAGCTGTAGATTCGAATGGCGACAGCCATGGCTTTTCCTTGGGAATGATGAAGAAGCCATCGTATTCATGCCATCTGCGTGCATCAACATGAGCTCATGCACATAATAAGTGCATGTGGTGCAGCAATCTCTGCATGGCGCCCCGTGCTTGGCCGAAGCCATGAAGCGGACTGCCACTGTCACACCGCCAGTTGCGAGACAAGGTAGCCAGTCAGCTGAAGAAGAATCAGACGCTTGAAGCGAAAGAAGATTTACAAGGAAGCTTGATCAATGAGCATAGAACTCCCCAAACATGCGCAGCAGCAGGCCATTGCCTCCATAGAACGCTATTTCCGTGAAAACATGGACGAACCCATAGGCAATATGCAATCCGGTGCCCTGCTGAATTTCTTTCTCGCGGAAATAGGCCCCAGCATCTACAACCGTGCCGTGGCCGATGTGCAGGAAAACCTGCAGGCCCGGCTGCAGGAGCTGGACTATGAAGTCGGCAAGGAAGAATTCAGCTACTGGACGGCCAAGCGCGCTGGCAGGCGCTGAGATGATGTCTGCCCGACGCCTGCAGGCAGCTCTGCGGCCAGACCAGCCGCCCCCGACTGTGGCGACGCTGGTGGTGCTGGCCCAGGCTCTCAGGGATGAAGGCATGACCCAGGCCGCGCTCTACCGCCTGTATCAGGCCGAACATGCACGCAGCGACCTCGACGATCCGCACCTGGAGGCGCTGGCCGAGACCATGGATCTGATCTGGGGTGGTGGCTGGGCCAAAGGCCATGCCTTGTTCGAACAGGAGCTATCGCAAGAACGGCTGGACAGCGAGTAGGACGGGGCCGGCTGGCATACCATCGCCGCATGCGTCTTCTCCATACCTCCGACTGGCATCTGGGCCAGCACTTCATGGGCCGCAGCCGTCAGGCCGAGCATCAGGCCCTGATCGACTGGTTGCTCACCCAGGTGCAGACCCATGCCGTGGATGCCGTGCTGATCGCCGGCGACATCTTCGACACCGGAGCCCCGCCCAGCTATGCGCGCGAGCTGTACAACCAGCTCATCGTGCGCCTGCACGACGCAGGCACGGCCTTGCTGATGCTGGCGGGCAATCATGACTCGGTCAGCGTGCTCGATGAAAGCCGCGAGCTGCTGAGCTACCTGGGCGCCCAGGTGGTCAGCTCGACCGGCGACGAGGCCCGGCATGTGATCACGCTGCCACTGCGCGGCGCGGCCCGCAAGCCTGGCTGCATCGTCTGCGCACTGCCCTTCATCCGCCCGCGTGATGTGCAGCAAAGCCAGGCCGGGCAAAGCGCGCAGGACAAGCAGCAGGCACTGCAAGCCGCGATTGCGTCCACCTACCAGCGCGTGTATGCCGCCGCCCTGCAACAGCAACAGGCGATGCAGGCCAGCAACGGCGAACTGCTGCCCATCATTGCCACCGGTCATCTGACCACGGTGGGTGCCAGCAGCAATGAATCGGTACGTGAGATCTATGTAGGCGCACTGGAGGCTTTTCCGACCAGTGCTTTCCCGCCAGCCTGCTATATCGCCCTTGGCCATATCCACAAGCCGCAGCTCGTCGGCGGACTCGATCACATCCGCTACAGCGGCTCGCCCATCGCCCTGGGCTTTGACGAAGCCAGACAGACCAAGCAGGTCCTGCTGGTGGATCTGAATGCCGACGGACTGCAGACCGTCACTGCCCTGCCCGTGCCGGTGTTCCAGCCCATGGCCTCCATCGCCGGCAGTCTGGCGCAGATGCCCGAGCTGCTGAAGTCTGCCGCCGCTCAAACCCGCAACAATCTGCCTGTCTGGCTTGAAGTCACGGTCGAGGAAGACGACTATCTCTCCGACCTCACGGCGCGCGTGCAGGCCATGGCCGAGTCGCTGCCCGTGGAGGTTCTGCGCATCAAACGCCAGCGCGGCCAGGCCGCAGCACAGCTGTCCGGCGAGGCCCGCGAGTCGCTGGATGAACTCACCCCGCTCGATGTGTTTGCGCGCCGACTGGCCCAGGAGAGCCTGGAGCCGCCGCTGCAATCGGCGCTGACCGAGCGCTATCAACAGGTGCTGCACGGCCTCCACGACGAACGAGGAGCAGCGGCATGAAAATTCTCAAACTGCGGCTTAAGAACCTGAACTCGCTCAAGGGCGAGTGGAATATCGACTTCACCGCTGCCCCC
This region of Comamonas thiooxydans genomic DNA includes:
- the cysK gene encoding cysteine synthase A; amino-acid sequence: MRADNILQTIGDTPVIHINRLFGSNTNVWIKSERSNPGGSIKDRIALSMVEDAEKSGALKPGGTIIEPTSGNTGVGLALVAAVKGYKLILVMPESMSIERRRLMLAYGASFDLTPKEKGMKGAIARAQELAAQTPGAWIPQQFENPANVAVHEATTAQEILRDFPDGIDAFITGVGTGGHLSGVAKVLKAKFPNLKVYAVEPSASPVISGGQPAPHPIQGIGAGFVPKNLDVSLLDGVIQVEAEPAREYARRAAREEGLLVGISSGATLAAIAQKLPELPPSARVLGFAYDTGERYLSVEGFLPNA
- a CDS encoding ABC transporter ATP-binding protein, producing MFRFFEKQVAPYPGQEPKVPPKGFFAFVWACTQGMRGWIGLMTLTSALLAAYEAVLFAIMGRVVDWLGTVSPANFWAEQQATVLGIAAILLGSVALLALHTTVMHQVLAINFPMRLRWVFHKLMLGQSMSFYADEFAGRITTKIMQTALSVREVVFMVVDVFVGVGVYMIGILILAASFEWRLMIPFALWFIAYAAACFYFVPRLGQIGKEQADARSMMTGRVTDAYTNIATVKLFAHTRREAEYARNAMEAFKATGYAQMRLVSLFEITNHLMIALLLLGSGGTALYLWTQAQASAGVVAAVIAMALRLMGYSHWVMWQMTGLFENVGTIQDGITTLTKPRTIVDAPDAKPLQVTRGAIAFEDVSFGYKEGGKKVLDHLNLHIRPGERIGLIGRSGAGKSTLVNLLLRFHEPQSGRITIDGQDIRSVTQDSLRSAIGMVTQDTSLLHRSMRDNILYGRPDASEAEMQAAADKAEASDFIATLTDLKGRSGYDAQVGERGIKLSGGQRQRVAIARVMLKDAPILLLDEATSALDSEVEAAIQESLDSLMDGKTVIAIAHRLSTIAAMDRLIVMNEGHIVEEGTHQQLLQRGGIYAKLWAHQSGGFLADQDEAVQ
- a CDS encoding helix-turn-helix transcriptional regulator; this encodes MSTTYGKLKPIDYAQASMTFALKDGSISGVQNPETTELISAERFSEFINHLYDAASLPEAWVPCLEVIRTHMRSNFAVLIIRQTEGDNIGLTITASGGLKGLLTHDVYSEHSPFLGMPKEQFKTIPDLMSESEWRSSVYYKDWCRVHNIFHVMAADIVTKDGSVYGLRITRPESEPAFSQRDLDLGRMLMPHIRRALNMHLALHHDRQVMSLYSTVTARLMVGVVILDQNGRLLESNPAAKGILDAQDGIRISGGMLEAEYASDNRKLQRLVKDALLSSQASTSVMTEGISIARPSGQLNWGLVVQSISSGDNAEAKSRPCVAVFMRNTDGKADPSTHLAQQLFQLTSSETSLVIQLTHGLTLEEAAKALGIRLNTARAHLRSIFSKTGARRQSELVRFFLNSAAWLGSKSDS
- a CDS encoding LysR family transcriptional regulator; translation: MEIFDSQHTDELATLVALADQGSFAAAGRLLARHPSVLSKRMQALERRLGVRLVERTTRQLHFTNEGWRLVEKLRQAAHLIRDAEQEAAQGAQEIRGRLRLSMPATMGRRWISPMLADFSLAYPEVALEVEYSERIVDIVGERFDAAIRIGNLADSRLVATRLCDQYRLLCASSSYLERHEAPNRPADLARHNCLGYTGLLDFPQWRLVQSAGKRAAKTAESVRVSGSILSNDNEALLHAAIKGVGIIAGSDWHLMPSIHAGELVRILPQWTLGDTGGIYLLRPSGQYNTGAMKAFKQWVTGAFAAAPWRSPQS
- a CDS encoding quinone oxidoreductase — its product is MAVAIRIYSSGAPEVMQLEELDLPSPGPGEVLLEQTAIGVNPLDVNQRKGLVPIALPSGLGLEGAGIVAAVGSGVSGLRSGDRVGYATGPLGAYASARLFPADRLIRLPDSLADDAAASVLFKGITAQYLLKTTGQVSQDSRVLIYGAAGALGQLMCAWAKHLGAQVLGVVSKPASVERAKAAGCDQVFVFDAQTLASQVMQATQGRKVDVVYDSIGKDTFFASLDCLRPRGLMVSFGATSGLPPAVEVGVLNAKGSLFLTRPSLAAHTATIEEYQSRVQDVLDAIAGGILTPRIWKSYALKDAALAHADLERGRSQGSIILTP
- a CDS encoding DUF2164 domain-containing protein produces the protein MSIELPKHAQQQAIASIERYFRENMDEPIGNMQSGALLNFFLAEIGPSIYNRAVADVQENLQARLQELDYEVGKEEFSYWTAKRAGRR
- the sbcD gene encoding exonuclease subunit SbcD, translating into MRLLHTSDWHLGQHFMGRSRQAEHQALIDWLLTQVQTHAVDAVLIAGDIFDTGAPPSYARELYNQLIVRLHDAGTALLMLAGNHDSVSVLDESRELLSYLGAQVVSSTGDEARHVITLPLRGAARKPGCIVCALPFIRPRDVQQSQAGQSAQDKQQALQAAIASTYQRVYAAALQQQQAMQASNGELLPIIATGHLTTVGASSNESVREIYVGALEAFPTSAFPPACYIALGHIHKPQLVGGLDHIRYSGSPIALGFDEARQTKQVLLVDLNADGLQTVTALPVPVFQPMASIAGSLAQMPELLKSAAAQTRNNLPVWLEVTVEEDDYLSDLTARVQAMAESLPVEVLRIKRQRGQAAAQLSGEARESLDELTPLDVFARRLAQESLEPPLQSALTERYQQVLHGLHDERGAAA